The genomic window AAATATTGAAGTCGCCGACGAGGACATGATGGCTGAAATGCGCGGCCGGGTCAGCCTCTACCTGACCGAACGCGAACGCATCCAGCGCAGACTCGATTTTCAGGAACAATTGCGCCAACAGGCTGACTACCGGTTTCTCCTCGAGCCGCCGGAATCCCCGCGCCAGCAGGTGAGCACTGACGACGATCCGGCCCGCGGGCCGGCCGATGCCCCCGTTACCATAATCCACTTCGCCAGCTTCTCGTGTGAACACTGCGCCGAGAGCGCCGGCAAAATCCGAAAGCTTACCGAGGAATTCCCCGGCGCCATCCGGTGGGTTCACCGCGATTTCTTCAACATCTTCGATGAACTGGGACTGCTTTCAGCCGAAGCGGGCGAAATGGCCCACGCAAACGGCAAGTTCTGGGAATTCCACGATCAGATTTACACCCACTCCGGGGAATACTCGCAGGATGACGTCAAAAGACTTCTCGCAGAACTGGGAATGGATGTCGCCGAATTCGACCAACTGCACAAACAGGCCTCCTTCATCATGGAGATAAAACACGATATCGAGGAAGGAGCCAACGCGGGTGTGAGCTCAGTTCCCGCTATCTTCGTGAACGGCCGCTATATCAGCGGCATGTTCGATTACGAGAAGTTGAAGCAAATGGTGGCGGAAGAATTGGCAATTGCGCCTCGGGAGACGCAGGAGAGTTCCGCGTCTCGCGAAAAAGCGGGGGCCGAC from Candidatus Abyssobacteria bacterium SURF_5 includes these protein-coding regions:
- a CDS encoding DsbA family protein; translation: MKGRGKMKSLLLIISLTAGLSLPLIARADQQPVATLNGKPINEAQVESRAATKIYRLRWEIYNTLKTESQALVDELLLEEEASKRNLTPEELLQQEADSKAKKPTEADVDAYMKEQNIEVADEDMMAEMRGRVSLYLTERERIQRRLDFQEQLRQQADYRFLLEPPESPRQQVSTDDDPARGPADAPVTIIHFASFSCEHCAESAGKIRKLTEEFPGAIRWVHRDFFNIFDELGLLSAEAGEMAHANGKFWEFHDQIYTHSGEYSQDDVKRLLAELGMDVAEFDQLHKQASFIMEIKHDIEEGANAGVSSVPAIFVNGRYISGMFDYEKLKQMVAEELAIAPRETQESSASREKAGADI